The proteins below come from a single Tsuneonella deserti genomic window:
- a CDS encoding dihydrofolate reductase produces MTRRVTAIVARAANGTIGRDGGLPWRIPADLKRFKALTGDRPMIMGRKTFESLGRLLPGRRHIVLTRSRTWQADGAEVAHDANEALDLAPNSDVSVIGGAQVYDLLLPHTTRIELTEVHADMAGDTFMEPFGPEWREVRREDHAAEGDTPAFSFVTLERAG; encoded by the coding sequence ATGACGCGCCGGGTAACGGCGATCGTCGCCCGCGCCGCGAACGGGACCATTGGCCGCGATGGCGGGCTGCCGTGGCGGATTCCAGCAGACCTGAAGCGGTTCAAGGCACTTACTGGCGACCGGCCGATGATCATGGGCCGCAAGACTTTCGAGAGCCTGGGACGGCTTCTTCCCGGACGCCGGCATATCGTGCTGACCCGCAGTCGGACCTGGCAGGCGGACGGCGCCGAAGTCGCGCACGATGCGAATGAAGCGCTCGATCTGGCGCCGAACAGCGATGTTTCGGTGATCGGAGGGGCCCAGGTGTATGATCTGCTGTTGCCGCACACCACCCGGATCGAGCTGACCGAGGTTCACGCCGATATGGCCGGTGACACTTTCATGGAGCCATTCGGGCCGGAATGGCGCGAGGTGAGGCGCGAGGATCACGCCGCCGAGGGCGACACGCCCGCCTTTTCCTTCGTCACGCTGGAGCGCGCCGGATGA
- the lspA gene encoding signal peptidase II produces the protein MNPVLRNRLIGLAIAVVLFAADQAYKSYILDGLQLSLGQSHYLLPFFQYTLTHNYGVSLGMFTAESDAQRWALVAVTGAIALVVTIWMLRERKMGDIVPLALILGGALGNIMDRYSLGYVVDFLDLHFGDFRPFMIFNLADAAITVGVVIILARSLLIRDKAPDQPADPAVES, from the coding sequence GTGAATCCCGTGCTGCGCAATCGCCTGATCGGGCTCGCCATCGCGGTGGTGCTGTTCGCGGCCGACCAGGCGTACAAGTCGTACATTCTCGATGGGTTGCAGCTATCGCTCGGCCAGTCGCACTACCTGTTGCCGTTTTTCCAGTACACGCTGACCCACAACTACGGCGTCTCGCTCGGCATGTTCACCGCCGAATCGGACGCGCAGCGCTGGGCGCTGGTGGCCGTGACCGGCGCAATCGCGCTGGTGGTCACGATCTGGATGCTGCGCGAGCGCAAAATGGGAGACATTGTGCCCCTGGCGCTGATCCTCGGCGGGGCGCTGGGCAACATCATGGACCGGTATTCGCTCGGCTACGTGGTCGATTTCCTGGACCTGCACTTCGGCGATTTCCGCCCGTTCATGATCTTCAACCTCGCCGATGCCGCGATCACCGTCGGCGTCGTCATCATCCTTGCCCGATCGCTGCTAATCCGCGACAAGGCACCCGACCAACCGGCCGACCCGG
- a CDS encoding threonine aldolase family protein: MQFLSDNSAAVHPRVWEALRAADEAQAPYDNDALSQRLDAAFSALFGREVSVLWVATGTAANCLALATICPPHGGVVCHREAHIEVDEGGAPGFYLHGAKLLLAEGEGAKLTIEGVRAVIDPIRDDVHQVQPHALSVTQASEYGLAYRPSELAALGALAQERRLGFHVDGARFANAVAFLGCTPAEAAGPCDALSFGCVKNGGMSAEAIVFFDLGLASVARYRRKRAGHLQSKGRFLAAQLLAMVEGDLWLANARAANAAAAEIAAACGERLLHPVEANELFVRLTAAERDALRGQGFGFYDWGDNAARFVTAWNTDEAAASALFRAIAAL, encoded by the coding sequence ATGCAGTTTCTCTCCGACAACTCCGCCGCAGTCCATCCCCGCGTGTGGGAGGCTCTGCGCGCCGCGGACGAAGCGCAGGCGCCTTACGACAACGACGCGCTGTCTCAGCGCCTCGATGCAGCGTTCTCCGCTCTGTTCGGACGAGAGGTCAGCGTGCTGTGGGTAGCCACCGGCACGGCAGCCAACTGCCTCGCACTTGCGACGATCTGCCCGCCGCACGGAGGTGTCGTCTGCCACCGCGAGGCGCATATCGAGGTAGACGAAGGCGGCGCGCCGGGCTTCTACCTGCATGGAGCCAAGTTGCTCCTCGCCGAGGGGGAAGGGGCCAAGCTGACGATCGAGGGGGTGCGCGCGGTCATCGACCCGATCCGCGATGATGTGCATCAGGTCCAGCCACACGCTCTCAGCGTCACGCAGGCAAGCGAGTATGGGCTGGCTTACCGGCCCAGCGAGCTTGCCGCCCTGGGTGCTCTGGCACAGGAACGACGGCTGGGCTTCCATGTCGACGGCGCGCGCTTCGCCAATGCGGTGGCCTTCCTCGGCTGCACTCCCGCTGAAGCGGCTGGACCGTGCGACGCGCTGAGCTTCGGCTGCGTCAAGAACGGCGGCATGAGTGCCGAAGCGATCGTGTTTTTCGACCTCGGGCTTGCATCGGTCGCCCGCTATCGCCGCAAGCGGGCCGGGCACCTCCAGTCGAAGGGCCGTTTTCTCGCCGCACAGTTGCTGGCGATGGTGGAGGGCGATCTGTGGCTCGCCAACGCACGCGCCGCAAATGCCGCGGCGGCCGAGATCGCGGCGGCTTGCGGAGAGCGGCTGCTCCACCCGGTGGAAGCCAACGAATTGTTCGTCCGCCTGACCGCTGCCGAGCGCGACGCGCTGCGCGGACAAGGCTTCGGTTTCTACGACTGGGGAGACAACGCCGCCCGCTTCGTTACCGCATGGAACACCGACGAGGCGGCCGCATCGGCACTTTTCCGCGCGATCGCCGCGTTATGA
- a CDS encoding bifunctional riboflavin kinase/FAD synthetase, which yields MRWLDHRKSVPQSLRGAVVALGNFDGFHQGHQAVVGEAIAWARAEGRPSIVATFDPHPVRHFKPDVAPFRLTTLEQRQELFLAAGATAMLVFHFDGDLAGTTAEDFVRVLLHERIGAAGVVTGEDFTFGKARGGNRAVLESLGAECGIEARAVAPVLDEGEPVSSSRIRAALQRGDCSTATRLLTRPFAIRGIVQHGDKLGRTIGYPTANLPLESYLRPRYGIYAVTGRVLATGQELKGAASVGIRPMFDPPKELLEPYFFDFDGDLYGQEIEVGFHRFLRPEAKFDSLEELQAQMAKDCDEARRVLS from the coding sequence ATGAGGTGGCTCGATCACCGCAAATCGGTGCCCCAGTCCCTGCGCGGGGCGGTCGTGGCGCTCGGCAATTTCGACGGTTTCCACCAGGGCCACCAGGCGGTGGTCGGCGAGGCGATCGCGTGGGCGCGCGCCGAAGGCCGGCCGAGCATCGTCGCCACGTTCGATCCGCATCCCGTGCGCCATTTCAAGCCCGATGTCGCGCCGTTCCGCCTCACCACGCTCGAGCAGCGGCAGGAGTTGTTCCTCGCCGCCGGGGCGACCGCGATGCTGGTGTTCCACTTCGACGGGGATCTCGCAGGCACCACCGCGGAGGATTTCGTGCGCGTGCTGCTGCACGAACGGATCGGCGCGGCGGGCGTGGTGACGGGAGAGGACTTCACCTTCGGCAAGGCGCGCGGCGGCAATCGAGCGGTGCTCGAATCGCTCGGCGCGGAATGCGGCATCGAAGCGCGCGCGGTGGCGCCGGTGCTCGACGAGGGCGAGCCGGTGTCTTCCAGCCGCATCCGCGCCGCCCTGCAGCGGGGCGATTGCAGCACCGCGACCCGCCTCCTCACCCGCCCGTTCGCCATTCGCGGGATCGTCCAGCACGGCGACAAGCTTGGGCGGACGATCGGCTATCCGACCGCCAACCTGCCGCTCGAAAGCTACCTGCGCCCCCGTTACGGCATCTACGCGGTGACGGGGCGGGTGCTGGCCACGGGGCAGGAGCTGAAAGGCGCGGCCAGCGTCGGCATCCGGCCGATGTTCGATCCCCCCAAGGAATTGCTCGAACCGTACTTCTTCGATTTCGACGGCGACCTTTACGGGCAGGAGATCGAGGTGGGCTTCCATCGCTTCCTCCGCCCCGAGGCGAAGTTCGACAGCCTTGAGGAACTGCAGGCGCAGATGGCGAAGGACTGCGACGAGGCGCGGCGGGTGCTCAGCTAG
- a CDS encoding DMT family transporter — protein MSEAAGHPPPHALLRPRIAIPFVLVALIWGSTWYVITGQIAEVPPSWSITYRFALATPAMFALATIMRQPLAMTWRGHALALLIGLTQFCGNFNFVYRAEQHLTSGVVAVMFGMLMVPNALLGWWWLGQKVTRRFLLGSAIAIAGIALLLVHEANVARLGGNVLLGVALAVGGIMSASISNVAQAGRVGRAQPIVTLLAFSMLYGTLIDAAIAWALAGPPVIPSSASFWSGTAWLALAGSVVTFPLYYGIIRAIGPGRTAYNGVLVIVVAMLISTLIEGFQWSLLAIAGATLGTLGMIIALRARQV, from the coding sequence ATGAGCGAGGCCGCCGGGCACCCGCCGCCGCATGCTCTGCTGCGGCCGCGGATCGCCATCCCCTTCGTTCTGGTGGCGCTCATCTGGGGATCGACCTGGTACGTGATCACCGGCCAGATTGCCGAAGTGCCGCCGAGCTGGTCGATCACCTACCGCTTCGCGCTCGCGACCCCGGCGATGTTCGCCCTCGCCACCATCATGCGGCAGCCTCTCGCGATGACATGGCGCGGCCATGCGCTGGCCCTCCTGATCGGGCTCACCCAGTTCTGCGGCAACTTCAACTTCGTCTATCGCGCCGAGCAGCATCTTACGTCCGGCGTGGTGGCAGTGATGTTCGGCATGCTGATGGTGCCCAACGCGTTGCTTGGCTGGTGGTGGCTGGGGCAGAAGGTGACGCGGCGGTTTCTCCTCGGCAGCGCCATCGCCATCGCCGGTATCGCGCTGCTCCTGGTGCACGAGGCTAACGTGGCTCGGCTTGGCGGAAACGTGCTGCTGGGCGTGGCGCTGGCAGTCGGCGGCATCATGTCGGCCTCGATATCCAACGTCGCGCAGGCAGGGCGCGTTGGCCGCGCGCAGCCAATAGTCACGCTGCTGGCCTTCTCGATGCTTTACGGCACGCTGATCGACGCGGCGATCGCCTGGGCACTGGCCGGCCCGCCGGTCATCCCGTCTTCGGCTTCATTCTGGAGCGGGACGGCATGGCTCGCGCTGGCAGGCTCGGTCGTGACCTTTCCGCTTTACTACGGGATCATCCGCGCAATCGGCCCCGGCCGGACAGCCTACAACGGGGTCCTGGTAATCGTCGTCGCCATGCTGATCTCGACCCTGATCGAGGGGTTCCAGTGGTCGTTGCTGGCGATTGCCGGGGCGACGCTGGGAACGCTCGGCATGATCATCGCGCTGCGCGCGCGGCAGGTCTGA
- a CDS encoding 5-(carboxyamino)imidazole ribonucleotide synthase — translation MLQPGGTIGILGGGQLGRMLAMAAAQLGFRVHIYTPERDSVAAEVAHDATIAPFTDPLALGRFAQACSVLTFEFENVPAGPLGFISERLAPNLRALEVAQDRLKEKRFAESLGGRPAPFASVDSPADLARAVERIGTPGILKTAREGYDGKGQWKLASARDADAVRLPQRTCVYEGMVRFHGEFSVILVRGQDGEIRFWDSTENRHDDGILARSHWPPSASVAAQVEPARGLAARIAGDLGYVGVLSVEFFATEVGPVFNEMAPRVHNSGHWTIEGAATSQFENHIRAICGLPLGDTSTIARRIEMDNLIGEEALTAHRLLADPHAHLHLYGKREAREGRKMGHVTRVWPRG, via the coding sequence ATGCTGCAGCCGGGAGGAACGATCGGCATTCTTGGCGGCGGCCAGCTCGGCCGGATGCTGGCGATGGCCGCCGCGCAACTTGGTTTTCGCGTCCACATCTACACCCCGGAGCGCGACAGCGTGGCCGCGGAAGTCGCGCATGATGCGACGATCGCTCCCTTCACCGATCCGCTTGCGCTCGGACGCTTCGCGCAGGCGTGCAGTGTTCTGACCTTCGAATTCGAGAATGTGCCCGCCGGCCCCCTCGGCTTCATCTCGGAGCGTCTGGCACCCAACTTGCGCGCGCTCGAAGTGGCGCAGGACCGGCTCAAGGAAAAACGCTTCGCCGAATCGCTTGGAGGGCGGCCCGCGCCCTTCGCGTCGGTCGACTCGCCCGCCGACCTCGCCCGCGCGGTGGAGCGGATCGGTACTCCCGGCATCCTGAAGACCGCTCGCGAGGGCTACGACGGCAAGGGCCAGTGGAAGCTCGCTTCGGCCCGCGACGCCGATGCGGTCCGCCTGCCCCAGCGCACTTGCGTCTATGAGGGCATGGTGCGGTTCCACGGGGAATTTTCCGTCATACTGGTGCGCGGGCAGGACGGCGAGATCCGCTTCTGGGACAGCACCGAGAATCGCCACGACGACGGTATTCTCGCCCGGTCGCACTGGCCGCCGAGCGCGTCCGTCGCGGCGCAGGTGGAGCCGGCGCGTGGCTTGGCTGCCCGCATTGCCGGCGATCTCGGATATGTCGGCGTCCTGTCGGTCGAGTTCTTCGCCACCGAGGTCGGCCCGGTGTTCAACGAGATGGCGCCGCGGGTGCATAACTCGGGCCACTGGACGATCGAGGGCGCGGCGACGAGCCAGTTCGAAAATCACATCCGCGCGATCTGCGGCCTGCCGCTGGGCGACACGTCGACCATCGCCCGGCGGATCGAGATGGACAATCTGATCGGCGAGGAAGCGCTTACCGCGCATCGCCTGCTGGCCGACCCCCATGCCCACCTCCACCTCTACGGCAAGCGGGAGGCGCGCGAGGGGCGCAAGATGGGGCACGTAACGCGCGTATGGCCAAGGGGATGA
- the ileS gene encoding isoleucine--tRNA ligase, with product MSDADPKPIRDYRDTVFLPKTDFPMKAGLPQKEPGIAARWEAEKLYDQLRDARRGRPKFMYHDGPPYANGDMHIGHALNHTIKDMVCRTQNLLGKDAPYVPGWDCHGLPIEWKVEEQYRKAKRDKDSVPLLEFRAECRAYAQHWVDVQREQLKRLGVMADWDHPYLTMQPESEATIVAELLKFATSGQLYRGAKPVMWSPVEKTALAEAEVEYEDVVSTQIDVGFEIVESPIPELVGAYAVIWTTTPWTIPVNQALAYGPEVEYELLEIWLHVSDQGDGDLSLEQRRNPLMSSLDKRKVLVAKELKEAFRERLNKDLRDKSTQPVVELSTTLKFLGTVKGSDLAGTVARHPMHALGGFFAEPRPFLPGDFVTTDTGTGLVHMAPDHGEDDFELCKAYGITPKFAVEGDGKYREDWGWLGGQGSVINPKFNAPDGPICSDLREAGELLAASADYKHSYPHSWRSKAKVIFRCTPQWFVPMDKPLDHLPAISRAEQRWENEGGDTTIDEEAHAGSPSLRELALAEIERVKFIPEKGRNRIGSMVEGRPDWVLSRQRAWGVPITLFVNRQTGEYLVDEAVNARIVAAVKEHGIDAWTPETAHSFLGDDYDPAEWEPVTDILDVWFDSGTSHAYVLDSGRWPDLKWPADIYVEGSDQHRGWFQSSLLESCATRGRAPYDQILTHGFTMDAKGMKMSKSLGNTVDPIKVMETYGADIIRLWALSVDFTEDHRIGDEILKGVADQYRKLRNTFRYLLGALDGFDYDSEGVGYGDMPELERYVLARLAQLDATIRAAIDAYDFNEYVRALIEFCNEDLSAFYFDIRKDRLYCDDPDGIERRATRTVLDVLFQALVRYAAPVLVFTAEEVWGTRFPANEGKGRGSVHLLEMHPLPAEFANQALVAKYAALIALREQVTEAIEPLRREKIVRSGLEAEVTVPASAVPEGFSDADLAGLFITATVRRGDGDDVTVTRTSDSKCGRCWRLLPEVVDDGELCARCADVVGEIAA from the coding sequence ATGAGCGACGCCGATCCCAAGCCCATCCGCGATTACCGCGACACCGTCTTCCTGCCCAAGACCGACTTTCCGATGAAAGCCGGCCTGCCGCAGAAGGAGCCGGGTATTGCCGCGCGGTGGGAGGCCGAAAAGCTCTACGATCAGCTGCGCGATGCGCGCCGCGGCCGGCCCAAGTTCATGTACCATGACGGCCCGCCCTACGCGAACGGCGACATGCACATCGGCCACGCGCTCAACCATACGATCAAGGACATGGTCTGCCGCACGCAGAACCTGCTCGGCAAGGACGCGCCCTACGTACCCGGGTGGGACTGCCACGGGCTGCCGATCGAGTGGAAGGTCGAGGAGCAGTACCGCAAGGCCAAGCGCGACAAGGACAGCGTGCCGCTGCTCGAATTCCGCGCCGAGTGCCGCGCCTATGCCCAGCACTGGGTCGACGTGCAGCGCGAGCAGTTGAAGCGCCTCGGCGTGATGGCCGACTGGGACCACCCCTACCTGACCATGCAGCCCGAGAGCGAGGCGACAATCGTCGCCGAGCTCTTGAAGTTCGCGACCAGCGGCCAGCTCTATCGCGGGGCCAAGCCGGTGATGTGGTCCCCGGTCGAAAAGACCGCGCTCGCCGAGGCCGAGGTCGAGTACGAGGACGTCGTCTCGACCCAAATCGACGTGGGGTTCGAGATCGTCGAGAGCCCGATCCCCGAGCTGGTCGGCGCCTACGCGGTGATCTGGACGACCACGCCGTGGACTATCCCGGTGAACCAGGCTTTGGCCTATGGGCCGGAGGTTGAATACGAACTTCTCGAAATCTGGCTTCACGTCTCTGATCAAGGTGACGGAGATTTGTCGCTCGAGCAGCGCCGTAATCCGCTTATGAGTTCGCTTGATAAGCGAAAGGTGTTGGTTGCGAAGGAACTGAAGGAAGCGTTTCGCGAACGGCTCAACAAAGACCTGCGTGACAAGAGCACCCAACCAGTTGTCGAGCTTTCGACGACCCTCAAGTTTTTGGGGACCGTCAAAGGCTCCGACCTCGCCGGCACCGTCGCGCGGCACCCGATGCATGCGCTAGGCGGGTTCTTCGCCGAGCCGCGGCCGTTCCTGCCGGGCGATTTCGTCACCACCGACACCGGCACCGGGCTCGTGCACATGGCGCCCGACCATGGCGAGGACGATTTCGAGCTGTGCAAGGCCTATGGCATCACGCCGAAGTTCGCGGTCGAGGGCGACGGCAAGTACCGCGAGGACTGGGGCTGGCTCGGCGGGCAGGGCTCGGTGATCAACCCCAAGTTCAACGCGCCGGACGGGCCGATCTGTTCGGACCTGCGCGAAGCCGGCGAGCTGCTCGCGGCGAGCGCGGACTACAAGCACTCCTACCCGCACTCGTGGCGCTCGAAGGCCAAGGTGATCTTCCGCTGCACCCCGCAGTGGTTCGTGCCGATGGACAAACCGCTCGACCATCTGCCGGCAATCTCGCGCGCCGAGCAGCGCTGGGAAAACGAGGGCGGCGACACCACCATCGACGAGGAAGCGCACGCCGGCTCGCCGAGCCTGCGCGAGCTGGCGCTGGCCGAGATCGAGCGGGTCAAGTTCATCCCCGAAAAGGGCCGCAACCGGATCGGCTCGATGGTCGAAGGGCGGCCCGACTGGGTATTGAGCCGCCAGCGCGCGTGGGGCGTGCCGATCACGCTATTCGTCAACCGCCAGACTGGTGAATACCTCGTCGACGAGGCGGTCAACGCGCGCATCGTCGCGGCGGTGAAGGAACACGGCATCGACGCCTGGACGCCCGAGACGGCGCATAGCTTCCTCGGCGACGACTACGACCCAGCCGAGTGGGAGCCGGTCACCGACATCCTCGACGTGTGGTTCGATAGCGGCACCAGCCACGCTTACGTGCTCGACAGCGGGCGCTGGCCCGACCTCAAGTGGCCGGCGGATATCTACGTCGAAGGCTCCGACCAGCACCGCGGGTGGTTCCAGTCCTCGCTGCTCGAGAGCTGCGCCACCCGCGGCCGCGCGCCGTACGACCAGATCCTCACCCATGGCTTCACGATGGACGCCAAGGGCATGAAGATGTCGAAGAGCCTCGGCAACACGGTCGATCCGATCAAGGTGATGGAGACGTACGGCGCGGACATCATCCGGCTGTGGGCGCTGTCGGTCGATTTCACCGAGGACCACCGCATCGGCGACGAGATCCTCAAGGGCGTGGCCGACCAGTACCGCAAGCTGCGTAACACCTTCCGGTATTTGCTGGGCGCGCTCGACGGGTTCGATTACGACAGCGAAGGCGTCGGCTACGGCGATATGCCGGAACTGGAGCGCTACGTGCTCGCCCGCCTCGCGCAGCTCGACGCGACCATCCGCGCGGCGATCGATGCCTACGATTTCAACGAATACGTCCGCGCGCTGATCGAGTTCTGCAACGAGGACCTGTCCGCTTTCTACTTCGATATCCGCAAGGACCGGCTCTATTGCGACGATCCGGACGGCATCGAGCGGCGGGCGACACGCACAGTGCTCGACGTGCTGTTCCAGGCACTGGTGCGCTACGCCGCGCCGGTGCTGGTGTTCACCGCCGAGGAAGTGTGGGGCACGCGCTTCCCGGCCAATGAAGGCAAGGGGCGCGGGAGCGTCCACCTGCTCGAGATGCACCCGCTTCCGGCTGAGTTCGCCAACCAGGCGCTGGTGGCGAAATACGCCGCGCTCATCGCATTGCGCGAACAGGTGACCGAGGCGATCGAGCCGCTGCGTCGCGAGAAAATCGTGCGCTCGGGGCTCGAGGCCGAAGTCACCGTGCCGGCCAGCGCGGTGCCGGAAGGATTCAGCGACGCCGACCTCGCCGGGCTGTTCATCACCGCGACAGTGCGGCGGGGCGATGGCGACGACGTGACTGTCACCCGTACCAGCGACAGCAAGTGCGGCCGCTGCTGGCGGCTGCTGCCCGAGGTGGTCGACGACGGCGAGCTGTGCGCGCGCTGCGCGGACGTGGTCGGGGAGATCGCGGCGTGA
- a CDS encoding dipeptidase, with protein sequence MSKWLWGLAVLLLAALVGFFALGPGIVERSMNQIDGQPLIRVSDKAKALHRTLTIVDLHSDTLMWKRSLLSDNQGGHEDLGRLEQGNVALQVFSSVTKTPKGQNYDSNTGETDNIATLAIAQLQPVRTWGSLLERSLWHAEKLHRAVGKAGGRLEQVTDDASLAKLLADRRGAKKPVGAMLSIEGLQNLEGNLDNLNRLHAAGFRMAGLTHFFDNDLAGSMHGVKKGGLTPKGREAVKRMERLGMIVDLAHCSHACVADILSMATRPVVSSHGGVQATCKVNRNLTDKEIRGVARTGGVVGIGYWDAAVCGTSPRDTARAMKHVRDLVGIEYVALGSDYDGATTVRFDTSQLTQVTQALLDEGFTPEEIRKAMGENALRVIRAGIVPQGADRTPAA encoded by the coding sequence ATGAGCAAGTGGCTCTGGGGCCTCGCCGTCCTCCTGCTTGCCGCGCTCGTCGGCTTCTTCGCGCTCGGCCCCGGTATCGTCGAGCGGTCGATGAACCAGATCGATGGCCAGCCGCTGATCCGGGTGTCCGATAAGGCGAAGGCGCTGCACCGCACCCTGACGATCGTCGACCTCCACTCCGATACGCTGATGTGGAAGCGCAGCCTGCTGTCGGACAACCAGGGCGGTCACGAGGATCTCGGGCGGCTCGAGCAAGGGAACGTCGCGCTGCAGGTGTTCTCGAGCGTCACCAAGACGCCCAAGGGCCAGAACTACGATTCGAACACCGGCGAGACCGACAACATCGCGACGCTGGCAATCGCGCAGCTCCAGCCGGTGCGCACGTGGGGCTCATTGCTCGAACGCTCGCTGTGGCATGCCGAGAAGCTGCACCGGGCCGTAGGCAAGGCCGGCGGGCGACTCGAGCAGGTGACCGATGACGCTTCGCTCGCGAAACTGCTGGCTGACCGGCGCGGCGCGAAGAAACCGGTCGGCGCGATGCTGTCGATCGAGGGATTGCAGAACCTCGAAGGCAACCTCGATAACCTCAATCGCCTGCACGCCGCTGGCTTCCGCATGGCGGGGCTGACGCACTTCTTCGACAACGACCTCGCCGGCTCGATGCACGGGGTGAAGAAAGGCGGGCTGACACCGAAGGGCCGCGAGGCGGTCAAGCGGATGGAGCGGCTCGGCATGATCGTCGACTTAGCGCACTGCAGCCATGCTTGCGTCGCCGATATCCTGAGCATGGCGACCCGCCCCGTCGTCTCGAGCCACGGCGGGGTGCAGGCGACCTGCAAGGTCAACCGCAACCTGACCGACAAGGAAATCCGCGGCGTCGCGCGGACCGGCGGCGTGGTCGGCATCGGTTACTGGGACGCTGCGGTCTGCGGCACCAGCCCAAGGGACACCGCGCGCGCGATGAAGCACGTGCGCGATCTGGTCGGCATCGAATACGTCGCGCTTGGCAGCGATTACGACGGGGCGACCACGGTGCGGTTCGATACCTCGCAACTGACCCAGGTCACTCAAGCGCTGCTCGACGAAGGGTTCACGCCCGAGGAAATCCGCAAGGCGATGGGCGAAAACGCGCTGCGGGTGATCCGCGCCGGGATCGTGCCCCAGGGTGCAGATCGGACACCAGCCGCATGA
- the gpmA gene encoding 2,3-diphosphoglycerate-dependent phosphoglycerate mutase, with product MPTLILVRHGQSQWNLENRFTGWWDVDLTEQGVAEAFAAGELLAEKGLLPTVAFTSLQTRAIKTLHLALEACGRLWIPETKDWHLNERHYGGLTGLDKQETRDRHGEEQVHVWRRSFDVPPPELESGSEFDLASDARYAGIPVPRTESLKLTIERVLPYWESAIRPQLEAGETVLVSAHGNSLRALVKHLSGISDADIASLEIPTGQPIVYDFDERLVPGERRYLKDI from the coding sequence TTGCCGACCCTCATCCTGGTCCGTCACGGCCAGAGCCAATGGAACCTGGAAAACCGCTTCACCGGCTGGTGGGATGTCGACCTTACCGAGCAAGGCGTGGCTGAGGCGTTCGCCGCGGGCGAGCTTCTGGCCGAAAAGGGGCTGCTGCCGACGGTGGCATTCACCTCGCTCCAGACCCGGGCGATCAAGACGCTGCACCTCGCGCTCGAGGCGTGTGGGCGGCTGTGGATCCCCGAGACAAAGGACTGGCACCTCAACGAACGACACTATGGCGGGCTGACCGGTCTGGACAAGCAGGAAACCCGCGACCGGCACGGCGAGGAACAAGTCCACGTCTGGCGGCGCAGCTTCGACGTACCGCCGCCCGAGCTTGAATCCGGTTCCGAATTCGATCTGGCCTCCGACGCACGCTATGCCGGGATCCCGGTGCCGCGGACCGAGAGTCTCAAGCTGACGATCGAACGCGTTCTGCCTTATTGGGAAAGCGCGATCCGCCCTCAGCTAGAGGCGGGGGAAACGGTCCTGGTGAGCGCGCACGGCAATTCGCTTCGTGCGCTGGTCAAGCACTTGTCGGGCATTTCGGATGCGGACATCGCCAGCCTCGAGATTCCGACCGGACAGCCGATCGTCTATGATTTCGATGAGCGGCTGGTCCCGGGCGAGCGGCGTTACCTCAAGGATATCTGA
- the purE gene encoding 5-(carboxyamino)imidazole ribonucleotide mutase: MGSQSDWSTMRCAAEVLDELGVTYEARIVSAHRTPERMYRFGRTAHEEGFKVVVAGAGGAAHLPGMLAALTHLPVLGVPVKSRALKGLDSLLSIVQMPAGVPTGTLAIGEAGATNAGLLAAAILALSDPALSRRLQDWRAARTEAVNEAPED, encoded by the coding sequence ATGGGCAGCCAGTCCGACTGGTCGACCATGCGCTGTGCCGCCGAGGTGCTCGACGAGCTGGGCGTGACCTACGAGGCGCGCATCGTTTCGGCGCACCGCACGCCCGAGCGGATGTACCGCTTCGGCAGGACGGCGCACGAAGAAGGGTTCAAGGTCGTTGTCGCCGGCGCGGGAGGCGCGGCTCACCTGCCCGGAATGCTCGCTGCGCTCACCCATCTGCCGGTGCTGGGGGTGCCAGTCAAATCTAGGGCGCTCAAGGGCCTCGACAGCCTGCTGTCGATTGTCCAGATGCCGGCCGGGGTGCCGACTGGTACGCTTGCGATCGGCGAGGCGGGCGCCACCAACGCCGGTTTGCTCGCCGCGGCTATCCTGGCCTTAAGCGATCCGGCACTGTCGCGACGCCTGCAGGACTGGCGCGCCGCACGAACAGAGGCCGTGAACGAGGCGCCGGAGGACTGA
- a CDS encoding GNAT family N-acetyltransferase translates to MPDAEFEITRHGNEAHGEYRARVPGSTAIGRLTWQARGNARIADHTLVPPEIGGRGVAAALVDALVADARSEGFKIVPQCSYVEAQFRRHPEWSDLLAETPT, encoded by the coding sequence ATGCCCGACGCTGAATTCGAGATCACCCGCCACGGCAATGAGGCCCATGGCGAATACCGCGCCCGGGTTCCGGGCAGCACGGCGATCGGCCGGCTGACATGGCAAGCGCGCGGCAATGCGCGAATTGCCGATCACACGCTGGTCCCCCCCGAAATCGGCGGTCGCGGTGTTGCGGCGGCGCTGGTGGATGCGCTGGTGGCGGACGCGAGGAGCGAAGGCTTCAAGATCGTTCCGCAGTGCTCCTATGTCGAAGCACAGTTCCGCCGTCATCCGGAATGGTCGGATCTGCTGGCCGAGACCCCGACCTGA